The following proteins come from a genomic window of Gimesia chilikensis:
- a CDS encoding alpha/beta hydrolase, translated as MQHLRFSLPLLLLLLVICGPPPAPAQESEPKYKTIADISYRTEADTAQDEYMRERCKLDLYYPTTIKNFPTVVWFHGGGLKGGGKQIPKALRDQGIAVVGVNYRLFPKAKKPAYLEDAAAAVAWTFENIKNCGGDPNLIFVAGHSAGGYLTSMLGLDRRWLAAHEIDANQIAGLIPYSGHCITHMTVREEMGIGRDQPVIDDMAPLYHARKDAPPILLITGDRELEFPTRYEENAYLNSLMKVVGHKETQLFELDGFTHGTMVDPGHLLALKEIRRIVKARKQDAAQK; from the coding sequence ATGCAACACTTGCGATTTTCTCTCCCTCTGCTGCTTCTACTCCTGGTTATCTGTGGCCCCCCCCCTGCACCAGCGCAGGAGAGCGAGCCGAAATATAAAACGATTGCTGATATTTCTTATCGGACTGAGGCAGACACCGCGCAGGATGAATACATGCGTGAACGCTGCAAACTTGACCTGTACTATCCCACGACGATCAAAAACTTTCCCACGGTCGTCTGGTTTCATGGGGGCGGTTTGAAAGGGGGCGGAAAGCAGATTCCCAAAGCGCTGCGGGATCAGGGTATTGCCGTTGTGGGTGTCAACTATCGATTATTCCCCAAAGCGAAGAAGCCGGCGTACCTGGAAGATGCGGCCGCAGCGGTTGCCTGGACCTTTGAGAACATCAAGAACTGTGGTGGTGATCCCAACCTGATTTTCGTGGCCGGACATTCTGCGGGCGGCTATCTGACCAGTATGCTCGGCCTCGATCGACGCTGGCTGGCGGCACATGAGATTGATGCCAATCAAATCGCAGGACTGATCCCTTACAGCGGACACTGCATCACCCATATGACAGTCCGGGAAGAAATGGGCATCGGCCGCGACCAGCCTGTCATTGATGACATGGCTCCTCTGTACCATGCCCGCAAAGATGCACCGCCGATCCTGTTGATCACAGGAGACCGGGAACTGGAATTTCCGACGCGCTATGAAGAAAACGCTTACCTCAACAGTCTGATGAAGGTCGTCGGCCACAAAGAGACGCAGCTGTTTGAACTGGATGGATTCACACATGGTACGATGGTGGACCCCGGGCATCTGCTGGCGTTGAAAGAGATCAGGCGAATCGTCAAGGCGCGCAAACAGGATGCAGCACAGAAATAA
- a CDS encoding heavy metal translocating P-type ATPase, producing MTATDPICHMQVDESTALNATVDDKTWYFCSQGCRDKFLAQHQHEDAPAKEECHHEQQPESEQKSGCCHHEEHGDGGHQHHGQHQKAPAEVPAGTIYSCPMHPEIEQEGPGSCPICGMDLEPIMPQQEDSAEEVAEYELMSRRFWGGLILGLPVFLLAMLPMLGVPVHDWISAKTSGWIQFLLSTPVVFWAGWPLYKRAYKSIVSMNLNMFTLIGIGTGTAYIYSVIALLAPGIFPESFRQHGSVELYFEATVVITVLVLLGQMLELRARKRTNSAIRELLALAPPTAHLVVDGAERDIPLEEVEAGNLLRVRPGEKVPVDGIVEEGKSLIDESMITGEPVPVSKEQGADVIGGTVNQTGSFLMKAEKVGGETLLSQIIQMVSTAQRSRAPIQRVVDSVAAVFVPVVLGTAVITFLLWSWLGPEPRLAYALINAVAVLIIACPCALGLATPMSIMVGVGRGAKQGILIKNAEVLETLQKVDTIVVDKTGTLTEGQPRLTQCVPAGDLNEDELLKWSAAVEQHSEHPLSQAVVQAAKEREIQLDEVQDFDSVTGAGVKGNVQGKLVLIGSAAMLEDNSISIDDALMSQANELREQGQGVIFVAIDGTFAGFLSVSDPIKETTEPAIRKLHELGLSIVMVTGDNEKTARAVARQLNIDDVEAGVKPQDKYEKIKALRKKGHKVAMAGDGINDAPALAEADVGIAMGTGTDVAIESAEVTLVKGDLRGVVDAIDLSRLVMRNIHQNLVFAFGYNALGIPIAAGILVPFFGIHALLSPMIAAAAMSFSSISVISNALRLRARR from the coding sequence ATGACGGCCACAGATCCGATTTGTCACATGCAGGTCGACGAATCGACCGCTCTCAACGCGACCGTGGACGACAAGACCTGGTACTTCTGCAGCCAGGGCTGCCGTGACAAATTTCTGGCGCAACACCAACATGAAGATGCTCCCGCAAAAGAGGAGTGCCACCATGAACAGCAGCCTGAATCTGAACAGAAATCGGGCTGTTGTCATCACGAAGAACACGGCGACGGCGGACATCAGCATCACGGGCAGCATCAGAAAGCTCCTGCAGAGGTTCCCGCCGGTACGATCTATTCCTGTCCCATGCATCCGGAGATTGAACAGGAAGGGCCAGGCAGTTGCCCCATCTGTGGCATGGATCTAGAACCGATCATGCCGCAACAGGAAGACTCAGCTGAGGAGGTCGCCGAATACGAGCTGATGTCCCGCCGCTTCTGGGGCGGTCTGATCCTGGGGCTTCCCGTCTTTCTGCTGGCCATGCTCCCCATGCTGGGCGTTCCCGTTCATGATTGGATATCCGCGAAAACCTCAGGCTGGATCCAGTTTCTGCTCAGTACACCGGTCGTGTTCTGGGCCGGCTGGCCTCTCTATAAGCGGGCTTATAAATCGATTGTGAGCATGAACCTGAATATGTTCACGCTCATCGGCATCGGAACGGGCACTGCTTACATTTACAGTGTGATCGCGTTACTGGCGCCGGGGATCTTTCCCGAGTCGTTTCGACAACATGGCTCGGTCGAATTATACTTCGAAGCGACCGTAGTGATTACGGTACTCGTACTGCTGGGGCAGATGCTGGAACTGCGGGCGCGGAAACGCACAAATTCCGCGATCCGGGAACTGCTGGCTCTCGCGCCTCCTACCGCGCATCTGGTCGTCGATGGAGCAGAACGCGATATTCCCCTGGAAGAAGTCGAAGCGGGAAATCTGCTGCGCGTGCGTCCCGGCGAAAAGGTGCCCGTGGATGGCATCGTCGAAGAAGGCAAGAGCCTGATCGATGAATCAATGATTACCGGCGAACCGGTTCCCGTCTCCAAGGAGCAGGGGGCCGATGTCATCGGGGGAACGGTGAACCAGACTGGATCCTTTCTGATGAAAGCCGAAAAAGTGGGCGGGGAGACTCTGCTCTCACAGATCATTCAGATGGTCTCCACTGCGCAGCGCAGTCGTGCTCCCATTCAACGCGTGGTCGATTCCGTCGCTGCGGTCTTCGTACCGGTGGTGCTGGGCACTGCCGTAATTACCTTTCTGCTCTGGAGCTGGCTGGGACCTGAACCCAGGCTGGCGTATGCGCTCATCAACGCCGTGGCTGTGTTGATCATCGCCTGTCCGTGTGCACTGGGGCTGGCAACTCCAATGTCGATCATGGTAGGCGTCGGCCGTGGGGCGAAGCAGGGGATTCTGATCAAAAACGCAGAAGTCCTGGAGACACTTCAGAAGGTCGATACCATCGTGGTCGATAAGACAGGGACACTGACCGAAGGCCAGCCCCGCTTGACTCAATGTGTGCCTGCGGGAGACCTGAACGAAGACGAGCTGTTAAAGTGGTCCGCCGCCGTGGAACAGCATAGCGAACATCCTCTTTCGCAGGCAGTCGTGCAGGCTGCGAAAGAGCGGGAGATTCAACTCGATGAAGTTCAGGATTTCGATTCCGTAACGGGAGCCGGCGTGAAAGGCAACGTCCAGGGGAAGCTGGTGTTGATCGGTAGTGCCGCGATGCTGGAAGACAATTCCATTAGCATTGATGACGCGTTGATGTCGCAGGCGAACGAGCTCCGTGAGCAGGGGCAGGGGGTTATCTTTGTTGCCATTGATGGTACTTTTGCTGGCTTTCTTTCGGTCTCAGACCCGATAAAGGAAACCACCGAACCGGCGATTCGCAAGCTGCATGAACTCGGGCTCTCAATTGTGATGGTCACCGGTGACAACGAAAAGACCGCCCGGGCAGTCGCCCGACAATTGAATATCGATGATGTCGAAGCTGGCGTCAAACCGCAGGATAAGTATGAAAAGATCAAAGCCCTGCGCAAAAAAGGTCACAAAGTGGCGATGGCCGGGGACGGCATCAACGATGCACCGGCGCTCGCGGAAGCCGATGTGGGGATCGCGATGGGAACCGGTACCGATGTCGCCATCGAAAGTGCCGAGGTCACCCTGGTGAAAGGAGATCTAAGAGGCGTCGTTGATGCCATCGACCTGAGTCGGCTCGTGATGCGGAACATCCATCAGAACCTGGTCTTCGCCTTCGGCTACAATGCGCTCGGTATTCCGATTGCCGCAGGGATCCTGGTTCCCTTCTTCGGCATCCATGCACTGCTCAGTCCGATGATTGCGGCTGCCGCGATGAGCTTCAGTTCGATCTCCGTGATCAGTAACGCACTCCGACTGCGTGCCCGGCGCTGA
- a CDS encoding 2TM domain-containing protein, protein MSEQDENYQLAKERVEKKMGFAIHAGVYVLVNAGLITLNLTRSPDNYWFIWPLGGWGIGLVFHAFKVFGPGGSTSLKEKMIQKEQARLKQ, encoded by the coding sequence ATGTCTGAACAAGATGAAAATTACCAACTGGCGAAAGAACGGGTTGAGAAGAAAATGGGGTTCGCGATTCACGCCGGAGTCTACGTCCTCGTGAATGCTGGTCTGATTACTTTGAACCTGACTCGCTCTCCCGACAACTACTGGTTTATCTGGCCTCTGGGAGGCTGGGGGATCGGTCTGGTATTTCATGCCTTCAAGGTGTTCGGACCAGGCGGCTCAACGAGTCTAAAAGAGAAGATGATTCAGAAGGAACAGGCCCGACTCAAACAATGA
- a CDS encoding thioredoxin-like domain-containing protein yields the protein MKNPFPNRPPAPSLDGGTEWLNSAGEITLKDLRGKVVLIDFWTYCCINCMHVLPDLAYLEKKYPNELVVIGCHSAKFDNEKETDNIRRAIQRYEIKHPVINDSNMTVWRKYGVRAWPSMVLIDPEGNYCGHISGEGNRELLDKVLEQVIAYHRAKGTLDETPVHFELESTKLKPTPLKFPGKLLADEAHNRLFISDSNHNRIVVSSLDGKLLDVIGSGQIGNKDGDYKTAAFDHPQGMALVGNTLYVADTENHLIRKIDLDQKQVSTLAGTGEQARTRKPGGKLRTTALNSPWALAEIDGTLYICMAGPHQIWSHKLGSDEIGVYAGSGREDITNGPLDTSAFAQTSGIAVDGDIFYVVDSEGSAVRKVDTKQGTVSTIAGTSDLERGRSLFEFGDKDGIGDKARLQHPLGVLFDNGRLFIADTYNHKLKTIDLKTNEVKTFLGTGKDGKSLKPAEFSEPSGLAKVGNRLFVADTNNHRICVVNLDNDQVSEFKVQGLTPPELPKTSGDSFAATSAAALNASAQTVAAGKPIKVTVTPKLPTDYKLSPLAPIKFSLKSADASGKTIATGKGTVKGDQLTLELPALDAASGTYLLNLRFGYCRDGVGGLCKQHSTQWKLPLQIQQAGKNSQISLSLDLSQD from the coding sequence ATGAAAAATCCGTTCCCGAATCGTCCGCCGGCACCCAGCCTGGACGGAGGTACGGAATGGTTGAATTCTGCTGGTGAGATAACCCTCAAAGATCTGCGAGGAAAAGTCGTTCTCATCGACTTCTGGACCTACTGCTGCATCAACTGCATGCACGTGCTACCTGATCTGGCTTACCTGGAAAAGAAATATCCGAACGAACTGGTCGTTATCGGCTGTCATTCTGCAAAATTCGATAACGAAAAAGAGACCGATAACATCCGCCGGGCCATCCAGCGTTATGAAATCAAGCATCCCGTGATCAATGATTCCAACATGACCGTCTGGCGCAAGTACGGCGTACGTGCCTGGCCGTCGATGGTGCTCATCGATCCGGAAGGTAATTACTGCGGACATATTTCAGGAGAAGGCAATCGCGAACTGCTCGACAAAGTTCTGGAACAGGTCATAGCTTACCACCGTGCCAAGGGAACGCTCGATGAAACTCCCGTGCACTTCGAACTGGAATCGACCAAGCTGAAACCAACGCCTCTCAAATTTCCAGGCAAACTGCTGGCTGACGAAGCGCACAACAGACTCTTTATCTCAGACAGTAATCACAACCGCATTGTTGTCTCTTCTCTCGATGGGAAATTGCTGGATGTGATCGGCTCCGGTCAGATCGGCAATAAAGACGGTGATTATAAAACCGCGGCTTTTGATCATCCCCAGGGCATGGCCCTGGTCGGCAATACTCTCTATGTCGCCGATACCGAAAATCACCTGATTCGCAAAATTGATCTCGATCAGAAACAGGTATCGACTCTGGCGGGCACAGGGGAACAGGCCCGTACCCGTAAGCCTGGTGGTAAACTGCGAACGACAGCGCTCAACAGTCCCTGGGCACTGGCTGAGATTGATGGCACGCTCTATATCTGTATGGCGGGCCCACATCAGATCTGGTCGCACAAACTCGGCTCAGATGAAATCGGCGTCTACGCCGGCTCCGGTCGAGAAGATATCACCAACGGCCCCCTTGATACTTCCGCTTTTGCACAGACATCAGGCATCGCCGTTGATGGAGACATCTTCTATGTCGTCGACAGTGAAGGCTCTGCAGTACGCAAAGTGGACACAAAGCAGGGGACCGTCAGTACCATCGCCGGAACTTCCGATCTGGAACGTGGTCGTTCTCTGTTTGAGTTCGGAGACAAGGATGGTATCGGCGATAAGGCCCGTCTGCAGCATCCCCTGGGGGTTCTGTTCGATAACGGTCGCTTGTTTATCGCAGATACTTACAATCACAAATTGAAGACCATCGATCTTAAAACGAACGAAGTCAAAACGTTTCTGGGAACCGGCAAAGATGGCAAGAGTCTGAAGCCTGCCGAATTTTCTGAACCGTCAGGCCTGGCCAAAGTCGGAAACCGTCTGTTTGTTGCAGATACTAACAATCACCGGATCTGTGTTGTCAATCTTGATAATGATCAGGTCAGTGAATTCAAAGTGCAGGGACTGACGCCTCCGGAATTACCAAAGACTTCTGGAGACAGCTTTGCGGCGACATCGGCAGCTGCGCTGAACGCCTCTGCACAAACCGTTGCGGCAGGAAAGCCCATCAAGGTGACTGTCACTCCCAAACTCCCCACAGACTATAAGCTTTCGCCATTGGCACCTATTAAGTTTTCCTTGAAATCCGCAGATGCTTCCGGAAAAACAATCGCTACAGGGAAGGGGACGGTCAAAGGAGATCAACTGACTCTGGAACTTCCGGCTCTGGATGCTGCCTCTGGAACTTATCTATTGAATCTGCGCTTCGGCTACTGTCGCGATGGCGTAGGGGGCTTATGCAAACAGCATTCGACGCAGTGGAAGCTTCCGCTGCAGATACAGCAGGCTGGTAAAAACAGTCAGATCAGTCTTTCACTGGACCTGTCCCAGGATTAA
- a CDS encoding ABC transporter permease, producing the protein MTRIIRIVRLAMKSLLLHKLRSGLTMLGIVFGVFSVIAMLAIGEGASAQAQKQVLELGATNVIVRSIKPPDEVAQTSSSARVLQYGLLRSDYKILTETLPTIVNAAPIREVDREVRFLKEAMNARVVGCTAEYMGMNHLDLAAGRFLTASDQNKLLNVAVVANEVANKLFKYENPLGQSIRIGPMFYTVVGVTKDRTASAAIGGSLSGQDYNKDVYIPIKTLQAREGDLDIKRQAGSMTAEHIELNQITLRVSDKDTVLPTAQAIRETLEQSHPRNKDYAVVVPLELLKQAEQIRMIFNVVLGSIAAISLVVGGIGIMNIMLATVTERTREIGVRRALGARQRDIIEQFLTETIVLAGSGGLIGVAFGLLTPVTFLGIQWFVQNFVMEGGTAGSDVGRMFFDLQPQIAFWSLPVAFGISVTIGILSGIYPAISAAKLDPIEALRHE; encoded by the coding sequence ATGACCCGTATCATTCGCATTGTCAGACTTGCTATGAAAAGCCTGCTGCTGCATAAGCTGCGGTCCGGCCTGACCATGCTGGGGATTGTGTTCGGCGTCTTCTCTGTGATCGCCATGCTGGCCATTGGAGAAGGTGCCAGCGCCCAGGCGCAGAAACAGGTACTTGAACTGGGGGCAACCAACGTCATCGTCCGCAGTATCAAACCACCGGACGAAGTCGCACAGACATCCAGCAGCGCCCGTGTTCTGCAATATGGCCTGTTGCGCTCTGATTACAAAATTCTGACAGAAACTCTACCCACGATTGTCAACGCGGCTCCCATCCGGGAAGTCGATCGTGAAGTGCGATTCCTCAAAGAAGCCATGAATGCCCGCGTCGTAGGTTGTACCGCTGAGTACATGGGGATGAATCACCTTGATCTGGCTGCAGGCCGTTTTCTGACTGCCAGTGATCAGAATAAACTGCTCAATGTCGCAGTGGTTGCCAACGAAGTCGCCAACAAACTCTTCAAGTATGAAAACCCGCTCGGACAATCGATTCGCATCGGTCCCATGTTCTACACCGTTGTGGGAGTGACGAAAGACCGCACCGCTTCTGCAGCCATCGGAGGCAGCCTCTCCGGGCAGGACTATAACAAAGACGTCTACATCCCTATCAAAACCCTGCAGGCGCGTGAAGGTGACCTCGATATCAAACGGCAGGCAGGCAGTATGACGGCCGAGCATATCGAATTGAATCAGATCACCCTGCGTGTAAGTGACAAAGACACAGTACTCCCCACCGCGCAGGCGATTCGGGAAACGCTGGAACAGTCACATCCCCGTAATAAAGATTACGCGGTTGTCGTGCCGCTGGAACTGCTCAAACAGGCAGAACAGATTCGTATGATTTTTAACGTCGTGCTCGGGTCCATTGCCGCCATCAGTCTGGTGGTGGGCGGCATCGGTATTATGAATATCATGCTGGCCACCGTGACCGAACGCACCCGTGAAATTGGTGTCCGCCGCGCCTTGGGGGCCCGTCAACGGGACATCATCGAACAGTTCCTTACCGAGACGATCGTACTTGCAGGATCAGGTGGTCTCATTGGCGTCGCATTTGGTCTGCTGACCCCCGTCACCTTCCTGGGCATCCAGTGGTTCGTGCAGAACTTCGTGATGGAAGGCGGCACTGCAGGTTCGGATGTGGGCCGCATGTTCTTCGACCTGCAGCCACAGATCGCCTTCTGGAGTCTGCCGGTTGCCTTTGGTATCTCGGTGACCATCGGAATTCTCTCCGGAATTTACCCTGCGATCTCCGCTGCCAAACTCGATCCGATCGAAGCACTCCGTCACGAGTAA
- a CDS encoding ABC transporter ATP-binding protein, with protein sequence MRLAAQVVDLTKFYDLGSVVVKALRGVSTDFPEGDFVAIMGSSGSGKSTLLNLLGALDRPTSGQYFLGGRDVSTLDDDELSLMRNDMIGFIFQSFNLIAQYTVLENIEVPLLYRAGYPAIGREEREWCTELARMVGLGDRLDHRPFQLSGGQQQRVSIARALVNDPQIILADEPTGNLDSATEEEIMDILHNLNGQGRTIIMVTHEPTVARQAKRQIMMKDGLIESETIQEPSFSKH encoded by the coding sequence ATGAGGCTGGCTGCTCAAGTTGTCGACCTCACCAAGTTTTATGATCTGGGCTCCGTGGTGGTGAAAGCGTTGAGAGGAGTCTCGACCGATTTTCCCGAAGGTGACTTCGTCGCCATCATGGGATCCTCGGGGAGTGGTAAAAGTACGCTGCTCAACCTGCTTGGTGCACTCGACCGCCCTACCAGCGGACAGTACTTCCTGGGTGGACGCGATGTCTCCACTCTGGACGACGATGAACTCTCACTGATGCGTAACGACATGATCGGCTTCATCTTCCAGTCGTTCAACCTGATTGCTCAGTATACGGTGCTGGAAAATATTGAAGTCCCCCTGCTCTACCGGGCCGGTTATCCCGCCATAGGACGTGAAGAACGCGAGTGGTGCACTGAACTCGCTCGCATGGTCGGGTTGGGAGATCGCCTCGATCACCGACCCTTCCAGCTCTCCGGGGGGCAGCAGCAGCGTGTCTCAATTGCCCGGGCACTCGTGAATGACCCGCAGATTATTCTCGCTGACGAACCCACGGGTAACCTGGATTCCGCCACTGAAGAGGAAATTATGGATATTCTCCATAATCTGAATGGCCAGGGACGTACCATTATTATGGTGACTCACGAGCCCACAGTCGCCAGACAGGCCAAACGGCAGATCATGATGAAGGATGGTCTCATTGAGAGTGAGACCATTCAGGAACCCTCATTCTCCAAGCATTAA
- a CDS encoding efflux RND transporter periplasmic adaptor subunit: protein MHSPQKTKRQRRLPNKGTLFLLAILIMGAVVLLVPAVRTPLFSAFSSGQKKNTTYITDQATRGAFRVSVTERGQLDSLNNVTLSSKVKGFTTIISIVPEGTMVKAGELVCELDSSALVDKEKQQQIQVTQAEAELKQAEENVAIQKTQNESDASAAQLALDLAKLDLEKFQKGESQRDLNVKEGAVTKAREDLQRAEENFEFSKRIAKKGYKNQNDVEADRITVVKAEIDLEIAKEDLKVEKDYVQRRKEKELIADVDEKKLNLERVKRQGIATLAQFDARLKASQLTYEVERSELDRIREQIEACKMIAPQNGQVVYANQNSGRRGSGEDVIEEGTEVRERQAIIQLPDFSKMKVDARIHESKISMIEEGQDVDIRVDAFPEQRYAGTVDQVSSVPISSNWMRPDLKEYKATIKIVPNGADISKLKPGLTAEIEIRIEERDNVLQVPVQSVITIGDQRYIFVLTSGDKPVRREILIGQASDTMIEVKDGVEAGEEVILNPRTHFADELIELEEKLAMDKKKAQKEGAATDAAAAGAGKGSAAGKSPGAGKKPAGGGAASGGFLQRFDKDSDGKVSKEEAPDRLKERFDSLDTNKDGFLDAGEISKLRPPSGGGGGGGPRPGGDQRS from the coding sequence ATGCACTCTCCACAGAAAACAAAACGACAGCGCAGGCTCCCTAACAAGGGAACGCTTTTCCTCCTGGCAATTCTGATCATGGGAGCTGTAGTACTTCTGGTACCTGCAGTCCGCACGCCACTGTTCTCTGCCTTCTCCAGCGGACAGAAAAAGAACACCACATATATTACTGACCAGGCGACACGCGGCGCATTCCGTGTGTCGGTCACGGAACGCGGTCAGCTCGACAGTCTGAATAACGTGACCCTGTCCAGCAAAGTCAAAGGCTTCACAACCATCATCAGTATTGTTCCGGAAGGAACCATGGTCAAAGCTGGCGAACTGGTCTGCGAACTCGATTCATCCGCGCTGGTCGATAAGGAAAAGCAGCAGCAGATCCAGGTGACACAGGCCGAGGCCGAACTCAAACAGGCTGAAGAAAATGTCGCTATCCAGAAAACTCAAAATGAAAGTGATGCCTCTGCAGCCCAGCTGGCTCTCGATCTGGCCAAACTCGATCTGGAGAAGTTCCAGAAGGGCGAATCACAACGCGATCTGAATGTCAAAGAAGGTGCTGTCACCAAGGCCCGTGAAGATCTGCAGCGGGCCGAGGAGAACTTTGAGTTCTCGAAACGGATTGCCAAGAAAGGCTATAAAAATCAGAACGATGTCGAAGCCGACCGCATCACCGTCGTTAAAGCCGAGATCGACCTGGAAATCGCCAAAGAAGATCTCAAAGTGGAAAAAGATTATGTTCAGCGGCGGAAAGAAAAAGAGCTGATTGCAGATGTTGATGAAAAGAAACTGAACCTGGAACGTGTGAAACGCCAGGGAATCGCCACACTGGCCCAGTTCGATGCCCGGCTCAAAGCCAGTCAGCTGACTTATGAAGTCGAACGCAGTGAACTGGACCGCATTCGCGAACAGATCGAGGCCTGCAAAATGATCGCTCCTCAGAACGGTCAGGTTGTTTATGCGAATCAGAACAGTGGCCGCCGCGGTAGCGGTGAAGACGTCATCGAAGAAGGGACGGAAGTCCGCGAGCGTCAGGCAATCATTCAACTGCCCGACTTCTCCAAAATGAAAGTCGATGCCCGGATTCACGAATCGAAGATCAGCATGATCGAAGAGGGCCAGGATGTCGATATCCGCGTCGATGCCTTCCCAGAACAACGTTATGCAGGCACTGTAGATCAGGTCTCTTCCGTGCCGATCTCCTCCAACTGGATGCGTCCCGACCTCAAAGAATACAAGGCCACCATTAAAATCGTTCCCAATGGTGCCGACATTTCCAAACTCAAACCGGGCCTCACTGCAGAAATCGAAATCCGCATCGAAGAGCGGGATAACGTGCTGCAGGTTCCCGTCCAGTCGGTCATCACGATTGGCGATCAGCGTTACATCTTCGTCCTGACCTCCGGTGACAAACCTGTCCGCCGTGAGATTCTGATCGGCCAGGCCAGCGATACCATGATTGAAGTGAAGGACGGTGTAGAAGCTGGAGAGGAAGTCATTCTCAATCCGCGAACCCACTTCGCAGATGAGTTGATCGAACTCGAAGAAAAGCTGGCGATGGATAAGAAGAAAGCACAGAAAGAAGGTGCCGCCACAGACGCTGCAGCAGCCGGAGCCGGTAAAGGTTCTGCTGCTGGAAAATCTCCAGGCGCCGGCAAGAAACCCGCCGGCGGTGGGGCAGCCAGCGGTGGTTTCCTGCAACGCTTCGACAAAGACTCAGACGGAAAAGTTTCTAAAGAGGAAGCCCCTGATCGTCTCAAGGAACGCTTTGACTCACTTGATACCAACAAGGATGGTTTCCTTGATGCCGGCGAGATCAGCAAGCTGCGTCCCCCCTCTGGTGGTGGCGGAGGTGGTGGACCTCGACCCGGCGGAGATCAGCGATCATGA